A stretch of the Sorangium aterium genome encodes the following:
- a CDS encoding DUF1552 domain-containing protein encodes MNRRTVLRGILATGAAVTIPLPLLEIMLNESGTALAQTKTPVSPLYVTWFFGNGTLPGRWKPTRTGSGQAWDLSPQLQPLADLKSYLTVISGLENKLVVSGSEHPTGSAGATTGAPLSGNAVRAASIDQVVADAISAGAPYRSLEVGVTPATPGGPPDSLHTVSHKGPNARNNPEYDPKAVFNRLFMSGLPEPTDDGAEQATKIANVRKSVLDSIQQDGASLKQRLGAADRHRIDEHLESIRAIEQRLETMSSGGGPTAACKSPTVPTVGKDSQSEAPPAVNAAMVELSALALACERTRVLSFMFSLPAAHVYYRHLAQDMNDDFHDTICHGDAGDQSSQPRVDKGVIYTMRCLNEFLTKLKNTPHGSSNLLDSSLVYVTSDTAWGKVHTRTEWPVLFAGKAGGRLRGDEHRNFPGDNLSKALLTVAQVMSVNVTEIGIDAGRVTSPLAGIQV; translated from the coding sequence TTGAACCGACGAACTGTTCTCCGGGGGATTCTGGCGACGGGCGCCGCCGTCACGATCCCGCTCCCCCTGCTCGAGATCATGCTGAACGAGAGCGGCACGGCGCTCGCTCAGACGAAGACCCCGGTCTCGCCGCTCTACGTCACCTGGTTCTTCGGGAACGGCACGCTTCCCGGTCGCTGGAAGCCGACGCGCACGGGCTCCGGTCAGGCCTGGGACCTCAGCCCCCAGCTCCAGCCCCTCGCGGACCTCAAGTCGTACCTCACGGTGATCAGCGGCCTCGAGAACAAGCTCGTGGTCTCCGGATCCGAGCATCCCACGGGGTCGGCGGGCGCCACGACCGGCGCGCCGCTCAGCGGGAACGCCGTGCGGGCCGCGTCCATCGACCAGGTCGTCGCGGACGCCATCTCGGCGGGGGCGCCGTACCGCTCCCTCGAGGTGGGGGTGACGCCGGCGACGCCGGGCGGCCCTCCGGACTCGCTGCATACCGTCTCGCACAAGGGGCCGAACGCGCGCAACAACCCGGAGTACGATCCGAAGGCCGTGTTCAATCGATTGTTCATGAGCGGCTTGCCCGAGCCCACCGACGACGGCGCGGAACAGGCCACGAAGATCGCGAACGTGCGGAAGAGCGTGCTCGACTCCATCCAGCAGGACGGCGCGAGCCTGAAGCAGCGGCTCGGGGCGGCCGACAGGCATCGTATCGACGAGCACCTCGAGTCGATCCGCGCCATCGAGCAGCGCCTCGAGACCATGTCGTCCGGCGGCGGTCCGACGGCGGCGTGCAAGAGCCCGACGGTCCCCACCGTCGGCAAGGATTCGCAGAGCGAGGCGCCCCCTGCGGTGAACGCCGCCATGGTCGAGCTCTCGGCGCTCGCGCTCGCGTGCGAGAGGACCCGCGTGCTCTCGTTCATGTTCTCGCTGCCCGCCGCGCACGTCTACTACCGGCACCTCGCGCAGGACATGAACGACGACTTCCACGACACCATCTGCCACGGAGATGCCGGGGACCAATCGAGTCAGCCTCGCGTCGACAAGGGCGTGATCTACACGATGCGCTGCCTGAACGAGTTCTTGACGAAGCTCAAGAACACGCCGCACGGCAGCTCGAACCTGCTCGACAGCTCGCTCGTGTACGTCACGTCCGACACCGCGTGGGGCAAGGTGCACACGAGGACGGAATGGCCGGTGCTCTTCGCCGGGAAAGCCGGAGGGCGGCTGCGCGGCGACGAGCATCGCAACTTCCCCGGCGACAACCTGAGCAAGGCGCTCCTGACGGTCGCCCAGGTCATGAGCGTGAACGTGACGGAGATCGGCATCGACGCGGGGCGGGTCACGTCACCGCTCGCGGGCATCCAGGTCTGA
- a CDS encoding DUF1592 domain-containing protein: MKKPSWHELRSSKEIAAVCALAFAAACTGALGDPTEGAGASSSGGDGTSPGSDSDPPPFQPAAGMLRRLTRTQFRNAVHDMLGVEVDINQLDADSWNGNFAVIGASTVVTSERGVEQYHAAIESAVDAVFADRAKRDQFIGCAPSGAENDACVRGFLQTLGLRAWRRPLEAAELDRLAAVAAKAATELESPVEGARWATVALFTSPNFLYRPELGAPSADGSLRLTGYEMASRLAFLLWNSLPDQELLDEAASGALGTVEGIRAAATRLLETPAGREAVGAFAEEYMRLDRIGTQAKDSGLFPEYNPALQAAMVRDMRGTWEVLAFDDQASALDLFSTTKVVVNSDLAQLYGLDTAGLGSGAFEVRALPADGPRIGILSKAGFLSQFANQKEGSPTLRGKFMRDALMCTPIPPPPGDVALELPEPPADKPLTKRQRLENHRTKPACAGCHSYMDPLGLPLETFDAIGRFRTTDHGLPIDPSGEFDGQPVADARALGLTLSADASVAECLVRKYYTYAAGHEERKVDASVLNALTASFEGSGYKLRELVLDVVTNDAFSSVAPQP; encoded by the coding sequence ATGAAGAAGCCGTCGTGGCACGAGCTCCGTTCCTCAAAAGAGATCGCCGCCGTTTGCGCGCTCGCGTTCGCGGCCGCGTGCACGGGCGCGCTGGGTGACCCGACGGAGGGCGCTGGGGCATCCTCGAGCGGGGGAGATGGAACGTCGCCGGGCTCGGACTCGGACCCGCCGCCGTTCCAGCCCGCGGCCGGGATGCTGCGCCGTTTGACGAGAACGCAGTTCCGCAACGCCGTGCACGACATGTTGGGCGTCGAGGTCGATATCAATCAGCTCGACGCCGACAGCTGGAACGGGAATTTTGCGGTCATCGGCGCATCGACCGTCGTGACCTCGGAGCGAGGCGTCGAGCAGTACCACGCGGCCATCGAGAGCGCCGTCGACGCGGTGTTCGCGGATCGCGCGAAGCGGGACCAGTTCATCGGCTGCGCGCCCAGCGGCGCGGAGAACGACGCTTGCGTGCGTGGCTTCCTCCAGACGCTCGGGCTTCGAGCGTGGCGCCGCCCGCTCGAGGCCGCCGAGCTCGACCGGCTCGCGGCCGTCGCCGCGAAGGCCGCGACCGAGCTCGAGAGCCCCGTCGAGGGGGCCCGCTGGGCGACCGTGGCCCTCTTCACCTCTCCGAACTTCCTGTATCGCCCGGAGCTCGGGGCGCCGAGCGCCGACGGGTCGCTTCGCTTGACGGGCTACGAGATGGCGTCCCGGCTCGCGTTCCTTTTGTGGAACAGCCTGCCGGACCAGGAGCTGCTCGACGAGGCCGCGAGCGGGGCGCTCGGAACGGTGGAGGGGATCCGCGCGGCGGCGACGCGGCTGCTCGAGACGCCTGCCGGGCGCGAGGCGGTCGGCGCCTTCGCCGAGGAGTACATGCGGCTCGATCGGATCGGCACCCAGGCAAAGGACTCGGGGCTCTTTCCGGAGTACAACCCCGCGCTGCAAGCGGCGATGGTCCGCGACATGCGAGGCACCTGGGAGGTGCTCGCGTTCGACGATCAAGCGAGCGCGCTCGACCTGTTCTCGACCACGAAGGTCGTCGTCAACAGCGACCTCGCCCAGCTCTACGGTCTCGACACCGCCGGCCTCGGCTCGGGCGCCTTCGAGGTCCGCGCGTTGCCCGCGGACGGCCCGCGCATCGGGATCCTCAGCAAAGCGGGCTTCCTCTCGCAGTTCGCGAACCAGAAGGAGGGCTCTCCCACCCTGCGCGGCAAGTTCATGCGCGACGCCCTCATGTGCACGCCCATCCCGCCGCCGCCCGGCGACGTCGCTCTCGAGCTCCCGGAGCCGCCCGCGGACAAGCCCCTCACGAAGCGTCAGCGGCTCGAGAACCACCGGACCAAGCCCGCCTGCGCCGGCTGCCACTCGTACATGGACCCGCTGGGCCTGCCGCTCGAGACCTTCGACGCGATCGGCCGCTTCCGCACGACCGACCACGGCCTGCCGATCGACCCGAGCGGCGAGTTCGACGGGCAGCCGGTCGCCGACGCGCGTGCGCTCGGCCTGACCCTCAGCGCGGACGCCTCCGTCGCGGAATGCCTCGTCCGCAAGTACTACACGTATGCAGCGGGTCACGAGGAGAGGAAGGTGGACGCGAGCGTGCTGAACGCGCTGACCGCCTCGTTCGAAGGGTCGGGGTACAAGCTGCGCGAGCTGGTCCTCGACGTCGTGACCAACGACGCTTTCTCGTCCGTCGCCCCCCAACCCTGA